TGACCTAATGGCCCCCCGCGCCGATGTAGACTCCTATACGCAGCAGCGCGTCTTTGAAGCCTTGCGGGAAACCTGGCGAGAAACCGCCGACTCCCTCGCAGACCGCTTGAATTTAAGCCGTACTGCCGTTTTAGGGGCGTTAGGGGCCTATACTCAAGCAGGACGGGCTATTTACGACCTGAATAAACAAGTCTATCGCTTGCGAGAACTCAGTCGCGAACCCTTACCGATGGAACGGTTGCGCTTTGCGAACGAACGCGAGGAGAAAGCCACCCGCTTCCTAAGCCAAAACGCCATAACCGTAACTTCCGCAACTAGCGATACGGCGGGAAATATCGCCCTTCAGGGTACAGTCAAGGAAAACAGTCGCGAGTATAACCCGACATTGACGTGCGATCGCGATGAGCGTATGATTCAAGCAGAATGTACTTGCAACTGGCACCAGCAAAATAAGCTGTACAAAGGGCCATGCGAGCATATTCTGGCACTGAGAATGCAACACGCTCGCCAGTGTCGTTAAGCGATCGCATCCCATCGTACCTCGGTCAACAATCCTTGCAATTTGGACGGTGTATCGCCGCCCTTGCGCTGAGTTCACACACGCATCACTAGCCTCCTCTTGACTGTGCGGTGTTACGGGTACTCAAGGTATTCCGGTTTGACTTCCTTGAAGTGAATGACCTTGAGTACCCGACACCGCTTGAGTTGAGAAGTCTAGTCCTAGGGAGTTTACGAAGGAACCGAGAACGATGGGGCGCGATTTTTTCTTTCACCCCACCCCAGATTACCGATCCGATTTGCTATTTCCCCAGAGGTTAAGATTGTTTAAGATCGAAGTATCACGATCGCATTCATTCTAAAACTCATGGCAATCTTTGGATTTGGTAAAAAAGCTTCCATGCCTTCCCCCTCCGAGGCATTACCCGGACGGTCTGAAGCCATCCCTGTCCCCAATAGCCACTACGTTAATGGTAATCCCATCAAACCCCCGTTTCCCGAAGGTTTAGAACTCGCCATGTTTGGTCTAGGTTGCTTCTGGGGTGCAGAACGCCGTTTTTGGCAGCAAGAAGGCGTCTTTACCACCGCCGTAGGCTATGCAGGCGGCTATACCCCCAACGCCACCTATCAAGAAGTCTGTAGTGGAATGACGGGACATAATGAAGTCGTTCTCGTCGTTTTTGACCCCAAAGTCATCAGCTACGGCGACTTACTCAAAGTCTTCTGGGAAAGCCACAACCCCACCCAAGGAATGCGCCAAGGAAACGACGTAGGAACCCAATATCGTTCCGGTATCTACACCTACTCAGAAGCCCAAAAACAACTGGCTGAAGCTTCTCGCAACACCTATCAAGAAGCCTTGAGTAAAGCAGGTCACGGTAAGATTACGACAGAAATTATCGATGCCCCTGAATTCTACTATGCTGAAGGGTATCATCAACAGTACCTCGCCAAAAATCCCGGTGGATATTGCGGTTTAGGTGGAACCAATGTTTCCTGTCCTATGCCAACCAATGTCACGCTATAGAGAGATGAAATAGCGCCCCTTTAAAGAATTGAGAAATCTCTTTTAGGGATTTCAATCCTAATTAGAAATAGTAAACCCTACAGATGGCGTCTCTTCAAATTCGCCATCTTTTTTTAGACGCGCTAGTAGGTTGGGTTGACGGAGGAAACCCAACACCCAATTCAATTAAAAACATCGGAGGTTAGCTGAATAGAGAAAACCCAACACCCAATTCAATTGAAAACCATCAGAGGCTAGCTGAATGGAGGAAACCCAACACTCAATTCAATTGAAAACCATCAGAGGTTAGCTAAATAGAAGAAACCTGTAGAGCTTAATCCTATAGCATTATTGAATGAATTGCTTGTACTGATATTGATTCTGTCCCTAGAGGGAGTATGCCCCCAATCTTTCCTCACTACAATGCCAGAAAAGCTTAATATTTAGGAAAAAGTAAATGAGAATCTTCTTTTGGGTAAGTCTATCGTTTGTTGTCGTTGGCGCAGTTTCCCTGCTGCTGCAACCGATTATTGATGTGCATTAAGTTTCAGTCTTAGAAAAAGTTTTAGCAAAAGTTGAGTTAAATCGTGAATTACCTTGTCGCCGTTTTATCCGACCGCATCCAAGCCGAACAAGCCTATTCTGCCTTAGAACAAGAAGGCTTATCTGCAAACCAAGTAGACATTTTAGGAAAAGGCTATAAAAGTGCTGATGAGTATGGGTTAATTAACCCCAATAAACAAGCCATTAAAGGGGCAACTCGCTTAGTTTACTGGCTGATTCCCTTTGGTTTCGCTGCCGGATATTTGTTCAATATACTCACCGGAATTACAATTATCCCCGGAGGAGGTTTCCTGAATCCCATTATTGGAGGTTTTCTCGGCGCTGCTTCGGGGGCGCTAGGTGCCTTTGTTGTTGGGGGACGAGTGGGCTTAACCGTCGGAAGTGGCGATGCCTTACCTTACCGCAACCGCCTCAATGCTGGAAAGTACCTGATTATCGTCAAAGGTAGCGAAGAACTCACCCGCCAAGCAACTCGCGTCCTGCGTCAATTTGAACCGGAAAATCTGCAAGGCTATTCCGAACCCACTGGGGCATAAAATCAACGTTCATACGCAAAGAAACCGGGTTTCTAGCTACAACCCGGTTTCTTGGTGTTAGTGCGATCGCTTCCATCATCACTAAAGCGCTGTTCGCCGACCCAAAAGTCAGTGATAACGAGACTGTACAATCATGCAGAGACGTTAGCTCTCTAGCTACTGGAGGTTTGTATCTCAAGCTCGTTGATGAGGCAGCATGATTTCTAAAGCCTTTATTCAGGAACAGGGTAACGGACGACTCGGAGAGGAAGAACAGAGGGTTGTTGCAGAACTTAAGCGTCGTGGAATTCCAATTACGTTCTATACCGAAAAGCGCATCCATCGCAGGCAACTTCCGCTCGATGGTGAGTCTTTGCTCGTTGGAGATATGTCTTGTATTGCTGGAGCACTGAAACAGCTTTCCATTCCCGAACCTAAACCTAATGATTACCCAACTTCATTGAGTGAGTTTTTACATCGTCGTGTCTGGCGATCGACACTTGGGGAACTGGAAAGATGGTTACAAGGTGGCCGCTATCGAGCAACGTTTGTCAAACCAGCAACACGTCGCAAGCGGTTTACAGGATGTGTGTTCGAGTCTGAGTACGATTTGTCTCAAGTCTATGGAGTATCACGCCAAGAAAAGGTTCTGTGTTCTGAAGTGGTTGATTGGCTCAGTGAGTACCGAATTTATGTGGTTCATTCTGAAATCAGGAACGTGGATTGGTATGCTGGGAATGCAGATATTCCGATTGATATTGAAGAAGTACGCCGAGCTATTCAAGTATTAGACCAAGCAAAGGAATCTTATGCAGGTTATGCGATCGATTTTGGAGTTTTAGCTTCAGGTCAAACTGCCTTAGTTGAGATGAATGATGGTTTCGCTGTCGGTGCCTACAGCATTGATAGCAAAAACTATACTGATATGATTTGGGCAAGGTGGGAGGAACTTCTGGCACAGCGCCAGGGCTAACTCTTGTGACTGCGCCCACATCTCAATGAGCTATAATTCAGCTTCATTATTGAAAAATAAAACAATCCTATGGTTACTCGATTAGAGATTGAATCAGCAATTAGACAGTTATCCGAAGGTGAAGTCCGTGACTTGGCAAAATGGCTTCAGGACTATCTTGATGAAATGTGGGATCGGCAAATCGAAGCGGATGTGGTATCCGGTAAATTAGATGACCTAATTGCTCAAGCGGAAGCAGATATAGCCAATGATCAGGTGAGGAATTTAGATGAAGTCCTTCGCAACGGCTGAGTTTTGGAAAGCCTATGCAGAATTGTCACCCGATTTGAAGGAACAAGCGCGGAAGGCTTACAAGCTTTGGAAAGAGAATTCACTTCATCCCTCGCTGCACTTTAAAAAAGTTGGTAAGAATCTTTGGTCTGTTCGCATTAGTGGTGGATATCGCGCCTTGGGTCTGAAAAAAGGGGATGATTATTATTGGTTCTGGATTGGCGAACATGACCAATACGAGAACTTGTTAAAATAATTGGTTACTATTGTAGGAGAACGACTGATGGAGATCGCGATCAATCTGACCCCAGAGTTAGAAGAACAGCTACGCAAGAAAGCTATCCACCGAGGGCAAGATATTAGTATTGTTGCTAGCGAGCTTTTGGCAAGCGTTCTTGAGTGGGAAACACAAGATTCGGAAGAGGCTATAAAAGGCATTCAGCAGGGATTAGAGGATTTTGACGCAGGAAATTTCCGCTCTTTCAATGAATTTGCTGAGGAACAGCGTCGTAAGTACAACCTGCCAGAATGACCTATCGTATTGAAATTTCAAGCATAGCGACAGCGGAAGTAGATAGCGCCTTTCTGCGACTATCGCAGGTTACTTCTCCCTCTCAAGCAAGTCAATGGTATAGTGGGCTGCTTAAGGCAATTGAGTCTTTATCGACTATGCCGAAACGATGTCCGCTTGCGAAAGAAAATGAATATTTTAGCCAGGAGATTCGGCAACTTCTCTACGGTCAAAAGCGTAATTTGTATCGCATCCTGTTTACTGTTTTAGAAGAAGTGTCTACGGTTCGTATTCTTCACATTCGGCATTCCTCGCAACTCGCGATTGGTGAAACGCCAGAAGATCCAGAGGCAAGCTAACTACCTAAATTGGGTTACAAGAAGAAACGAGAAACCCAGTTTTGATGACGACTTGCACTAAAAACTGGGTTTCTGGGTGTTATAGGACCATAGTGCGATCGCTCCCATCATCACTAAAGTGCTGTTCGCCAACACCTACCACCTCTACAACCACTTCTCGTTGCGGGGGTTTCCATTCTCCTTGACGCGCCGAGACTTCAAACCGGACTTTTTCGCCCTCGCGACTGACGCGGTAGGTTGTGGTTGAGAAAGCCCCCTGCTGATACTCAAAACTGTGTCCGTCATCCTCATACATCGTCCATTCTCCCTCGCCAGGCCAAACCCGTAGCGTCAGGGTTTCTAACGGTTGCTTATCCACATATTGCTTCACAGGAGCCATTGGGATAATAGCACCCGCCCGCACATACAGGGGCATCCGTTCTATGGGGGCATGGGCGAGGATATGCGTTGGGCCTTGATAGGACTCGCCACTGTGCCAGTCGTACCACTCGCCATCGGGTAAATAAACTGCCCGATACTCTACCCCAGGATGATACACTGGAGCGGCCATTAACCAGGGGCCTAACATTACCTGGTCGTGCAACGTATAAGTATGGGTATCGTTGGGGAAATGATACAACATGGGTCGCAGAATCGGCGCGCCTGTGGTGGCAGCTTCCCAACAGAGGGTATACAAATAGGGCAAGAGTTGATAGCGTAAATTGAGATATTCTCGGCAAATCTGCTCCACCTGCTCGCCAAATACCCACGGTTCATGTTGAGCGGTTGAAAGGGCAGAGTGACCGCGCATCATGGGATACAGTATTCCCAACTGCATCCACCGGGCAAACATTTCCGCCGTTGCATTCCCCGCAAACCCGCCAATATCTGCACCAACAAACGCTACGCCCGATAAACCCAAGTTGCACAGCATGGGCATAGACATCTCTAAATGATCCCAAAGGGACTGATTATCCCCCGTCCATACAGCAGAGTAGCGTTGGATTCCAGCGAAGCCAGACCGCGTTAGAACGAACGATCGCTCCTGGGAACGTCCCTGTTTCAATCCTTGTAAGGCGGATCGCGCCATCATTAACCCATACAAATTATGTCCTTCTGCATGGGTCATGCCCTCGTCCGGTTCGCCTACGGGAGAATCTAGGGGAAAGTCTATTTTCTCGTGACTGTCGCCAAAGGGACGAAGCGCGATCGCAGGTTCATTCATATCATTCCAGATTCCGGCCACCCCAATCTCAGTTAAATCTTTGTGCTGCTGCGCCCACCAGTCGCGCACTGGGGCCCGCAAAAAGTCGGGAAACACCGCCTT
This Desertifilum tharense IPPAS B-1220 DNA region includes the following protein-coding sequences:
- the msrA gene encoding peptide-methionine (S)-S-oxide reductase MsrA; protein product: MAIFGFGKKASMPSPSEALPGRSEAIPVPNSHYVNGNPIKPPFPEGLELAMFGLGCFWGAERRFWQQEGVFTTAVGYAGGYTPNATYQEVCSGMTGHNEVVLVVFDPKVISYGDLLKVFWESHNPTQGMRQGNDVGTQYRSGIYTYSEAQKQLAEASRNTYQEALSKAGHGKITTEIIDAPEFYYAEGYHQQYLAKNPGGYCGLGGTNVSCPMPTNVTL
- a CDS encoding type II toxin-antitoxin system RelE/ParE family toxin produces the protein MTYRIEISSIATAEVDSAFLRLSQVTSPSQASQWYSGLLKAIESLSTMPKRCPLAKENEYFSQEIRQLLYGQKRNLYRILFTVLEEVSTVRILHIRHSSQLAIGETPEDPEAS
- a CDS encoding ATP-grasp domain-containing protein encodes the protein MISKAFIQEQGNGRLGEEEQRVVAELKRRGIPITFYTEKRIHRRQLPLDGESLLVGDMSCIAGALKQLSIPEPKPNDYPTSLSEFLHRRVWRSTLGELERWLQGGRYRATFVKPATRRKRFTGCVFESEYDLSQVYGVSRQEKVLCSEVVDWLSEYRIYVVHSEIRNVDWYAGNADIPIDIEEVRRAIQVLDQAKESYAGYAIDFGVLASGQTALVEMNDGFAVGAYSIDSKNYTDMIWARWEELLAQRQG
- a CDS encoding glycoside hydrolase family 31 protein, with the protein product MPQYFGQLQTLEQPWSTLGDVQSVHQDSRHIRFECNGPILVLSILADNLIRVRVSPTGTLKPRKSCAVTQPDEEWSAVDYQLNETEDAVEVTTSRMRVRVQRHPCQVQCFTPEGQPFAQDTAIAPNPHEEFPSPNHNPQASVGWRLNSIATWKHIEADEHFYGFGERTGLLDKRSEIKTNWTVDCLDYGNLTDNMYQAIPFFMALRPQVGYGLFFHTSFWSQFDIGVSQPGVLRLEAQTNELDYYLIYGPEPAQILQTYTQLTGRMPLPPKWALGYHQCRWSYESEDIVRKLAQEFRDRKIPCDVIHLDIDYMRGYRVFTWSPKRFPHPKQLLGDLAEDGFKVVTIIDPGVKYEPEGDYSVFDEGVQRDYFVRKADGQLFHGYVWPDKAVFPDFLRAPVRDWWAQQHKDLTEIGVAGIWNDMNEPAIALRPFGDSHEKIDFPLDSPVGEPDEGMTHAEGHNLYGLMMARSALQGLKQGRSQERSFVLTRSGFAGIQRYSAVWTGDNQSLWDHLEMSMPMLCNLGLSGVAFVGADIGGFAGNATAEMFARWMQLGILYPMMRGHSALSTAQHEPWVFGEQVEQICREYLNLRYQLLPYLYTLCWEAATTGAPILRPMLYHFPNDTHTYTLHDQVMLGPWLMAAPVYHPGVEYRAVYLPDGEWYDWHSGESYQGPTHILAHAPIERMPLYVRAGAIIPMAPVKQYVDKQPLETLTLRVWPGEGEWTMYEDDGHSFEYQQGAFSTTTYRVSREGEKVRFEVSARQGEWKPPQREVVVEVVGVGEQHFSDDGSDRTMVL